The Halobacterium sp. R2-5 DNA segment CTGTCCGTCAGCTCTTGGACGCGGTCCTCGATCGGCGTGGTCACTCCGTACCGCTCCTCGAGTTCGACCAGAGCCTCGTTCGCGAACGTGTCGAACTGATTGTCAACCAAGCGAATAAACCCGAAAACGTGAGGTACCTGCCCAACGTTTTCGCTGTAACCGAGAGCAGATAGTGAATGTACGACTTGACGCACTTCGTCGTCTACACCGGGTAGATACCGACATCTAGGAGCGTTTTACAAAGAACCTTAGTCAACCCGTCAGAAGATCGCGAATCTTTTTATCGCTGGTTGACGGATTTGCGTCCGTGAATCCTCGGAAAGGCTTTCTTCTCACGCTGGTGGCCGTCCTTTTCGCCTTGTCCGGCGTGCTGATCCAGCCGTTTCTCCAATACGTTCTCGGTGCCGTACTTCTCGCTTATCTGCTCTACCCGCTCCAACTCCGTTTCGAAGAGCACGCATCCTCGATGGTGACGGCGTTCTCTCTCGTCGTACTGGCAGTCGTCGGATTCGTCGCACCGTTGGTCGTCGTCATCGGTGCGGTCGCCGACAGTGCCGAGCGAACTCTCCGGAAATTCGAGACGAACGGGATACAGCTCGGAGGGATCGAATCCCGAGTCGAGGAACTCACCGGGCAGGAGATCGATATCCTCGGAGAACTCGTCGGCTCCGGGCGGGAGCTCGGAACGGTCGTGTTCGACATGTCGATCGACGCCTTCGAGACGATCACGTTCCACCTCATCGGAGCCGCGCTGGGCCTGTTTCTCCTCTACTACCTTCTCAAAGACGGCGACGACCTGTTGGACTGGATTACCCAGATGGTCCCGCTTCCCGCGGACATTCAGCGTGACCTACACTCCGAAATCAACGGCGTGATGTGGGGCGGCCTCTTCGGGCACGTCTTCGTCGCCCTCGTCCAAGGCGTCGTCGCCGGGATCGGGTTCGCAGTGGCTGGTGTTCCGAATGCGGTATTTTGGACGGCCGTCATGATTGTCCTCGCTATGGTTCCCCTCGTCGGAACGATTCCGATCTGGGGAGGAGCGGTTGGCTATCTATATCTCACGGGCAAACCGGCTTTCGCTGTGGGATTGTTCGTTTACAGCGTGATCATCGTTGGGCTTACCGATGACTATCTCCGTCCGTTCGCTGTCAATAGGTACGCGAAACTCAACCCTGCCGTTATCCTTCTCGGAATCCTCGGCGGGGGGTACGCATTCGGGGTCATGGGACTATTCTTTGGCCCCGTCGTTCTCGGCGCACTCAAAGCCACTCTCCGTGTTAGTTCGGAGAACTGGTCTCGTCTCGACGAGAACGAAGCCGGTTGACCATCTTTCCCATTCGTCTCCCGCGGGACACGTCTGTCGAGGGACTGAGCATCTGCAAGGGGCGGAAATCACGCTGTTCCGGACGGTACTAGGCTCAGCCGGCTTTTCACTGCTATTCAAACCGGCCAGCGAGACGTTTTGAAACTGTAGTGAGATACACCGTGCCCACATTGCGACGGGGATCGCGCCGATCACGTTTAAAAACAAGTCGACGATCGTGTCGTCGGCCCCATGCTGGGCGGGAACCGGGTCGACATCAAGTAGTAACGCGCTTTAGTCGAGCGGTCTGGGATCTATGGACTGTCGGTTCAGTGCAGCCGCCAGATCAGCGATCGGATCTTGTAACCCAGCGTCCCACTCTGGTAGCCGCGCCAGCCGCTCATGCCACCGGCGAGAGTAGTCGCGTCGTACCCCTCGTCGGCGAGAATGCGGGTCGCTCGCTTCGCGACAATGCCCATCTTGCAGACGGTCACGATCTCCTGGTCTCTGGGGACTTCGTCGAGACGCTGTCGGAGCGCGTTCTCGTCGCCAGAACGCAGGTCGTGGTACACCGGGAGGTTGTGACTCCCGTCGATGTGCTGGGCCTGGTAGGCTTCGCGTGGGCGAATATCGAGGACGAAGGGCTGCTCGCCCTCGGGCTGGATATCCAGGTCACTCGGGCGGATTTTGCTCATTACCTCAGCTTGTAGATGGCGTCAGTAAAGCGTGCCGACCGTTGGTAACGACAACCTTCGATTCAACCGCGCTCGTACAGCCGTCAGACACAGGACCTCTTAACCAACAATTGAAGAGTACGCACGCCGCAATGCCAATAAGGGCAGCCACGATTCTGACCACCCCAAACGGTGAAATCACGAGTTGCTCGGCCAATTCGCAAGCAACTGGTTTCACCTTCGTGGCTTGGCAATTCTCTGGGATTCCTCACCGGTGAGAACGAACGGCATCGTTTTGGTAGATATCGACAAACGTTACCACATCATATGAAACACGAGGGAGCCCGATCAACCATCGAGGGGCGAGTGCGTGAAACAGTCGTGGACCGGTCTGATATCCACAACGTCCATCTACTCGTTCACTCCGGAAGCCGGGATATTCACTGGAATGTGGCGTTCGGTCAGACGGGGGATCACCCTGCGGATCCCGACCAGCCCTATCACGCCGCGAGCGTCGGAAAGACGTCTTCTGTCATACCGGGCGCTGAAAGAGCAACACCCGCGATAGGTCCGACTGGTACTTGAGAATAAAGCGCACCAGGCGGGACGGAGATTTTCTCTATTCACCACTCCCCCGTTGTCGTTTGATACGGTTTTCAACTCAGCCAGCTAACCGAAGCCATCCTTACCCGAAATCCCTCGCTCATGCTGACATCACCCGACGACCTGTGCTATCGCGACGGCTTCCCGGTAGCATGCGACTGCCAGCAGCAGGTATCCACCAATCAAAAGTACCCACTCGCGACGCGTCAGCGACCAGTCCTTCGGGGATCGTACCCATTCGAACTCTTCGTTCCACCGGGGCCTGGATTTCTGGTGCCAGAGCATCACACCCCGCGTCGCGACCACGATCGCGACGATCGCCGTGATCTCCATCGGGCCGCTCCGTTCGACGAGCACTGCCAGCGACGGCGCGATGCGCTCGCTCGTCCCGATAGCGAGCGACCCGGTCCCCCAGACTGCCCCGTAATAGGGCGCCTGGACGACCTCGATGACATACCCCATCGGCGTGTTCACCGACCGGAGCGTGTTCGCGGCCACGGCGATCAACGAGATACCGACGTTCCACGCGAACAGCATCAAGAATTCTCGCGGAGTACTCCCTGCGTACGTCGTCGGTGCGGCGGGATTTCCGCCCCGCAACAGTCCCTGGGGGAGGAGAAAGTAGCTCAGGATCCACGCGGCCGTGAACACCGTCGCGACGACGACCCACAGCGAGACGAACCGGACGAGGACGTCGTCGTGGTTGACGTACCGTCCGATTTTCTTCGATATCCGACCGATTGGACCGGTCGCGTTCGACGCCGCCATACAGGGAGTTGTCGTACGCCCGCCGACAAATACGTTACCGAGCCGAACGGTCGACACCGAGGATGGACCAGCGGCGATGACAAGTGCGAGGGCGGTGATAGTGAGCGTCGCGACGAGCACTGGTGGCTACCCCGATGCGCCGACGGCGAGTGCCGGTCCTGTGGGGAGACAAACTCCTGTATCGCGTTCTAATCGGCGGCACGAACCCCCACCTGCACGCAAGTTACACAATGATTCAAGCCCGAAGTAGTTCCGTGACGTGAAATCGGGGGAGCTCACTGAGTAATGGTACAAGATAGAAGCGGGAGCCAGTCGCCGTGGTCACGGTCGGTGAGCGACGTTCTTGAGCAACGCGGGGTATCCACAGACGAGGGCCTGACAGAACCGGAAGTCGAGCGCAGACGAGAACGGTTCGGTCCCAACGAGCTGCACGAAGTCGAACAGCGACGTTGGCTAGCGGTTCTGATAAGCCAATTTACGAGTGTCATCGTCCTTCTGCTCGCAGTCGCGGCCGTGGCGGCGTTCGTGATGGGAGACGTTATCGAAGGAGTCGCGGTTCTCGCTGTTCTGGTCATCAACGGCGCTATCGGCTTCGTCACCGAGATGCGAGCCATCCGCTCGATGGAAGGCCTGCAGGAGATGACGGAGATCGAAACCAGGGTCCGTCGAGCCGGTGATGATCGAGAAATTCCGGCGGAAGACCTGGTTCCGGGAGATATCGTCATCCTCGATGCTGGGGATATCGTCCCGGCCGATCTGCGGGTAATAGATCCGTCCAGACTCCAAGTTGACGAGTCGGCTCTCACTGGCGAATCGGTCCCCGTCGGCAAGACGAGCGGCCCCCTCGATGAGGACGTGCCCCTCGCCGAGCGAGAGAACATGCTCTACAAGGGGACGTACCTGACTCGCGGGACCGCAGAAGCAGTCGTTGTCGCCACGGGACCAGACACGGAACTGGGGCAGATATCGGCATCGCTCCAAGAGACAGGTGAGAAGAAGACGCCACTCCAGGAGAAGCTCGACGAGCTGGGACAGAAGCTCGTTCCATTACTTCTCGTGGTGGCGGCTATCGTCCTCGTGTCTGGATGGCTCAGAGGGCAGGATCTCTTCCTGATGGTCGAAACGGCCATCGCGCTGGCGGTTGCGACAGTGCCGGAAGGGCTCCCCATTGTCGCCACGCTCGTGTTAGCGAGGGGGATGTGGCGGATGGCCGACCGCAACGCACTCATCAGAAACCTCGCCTCCGTCGAGACGCTCGGCTCCACAACCGTCATCTGTACTGACAAAACGGGGACGTTGACGGAGAACGAGATGACCGTGGCCGCCTACGAACTGGCGAATGGCTCGGTAGAGGTCACGGGCACTGGACTCGACACCGACGGGACGTTTCAGCACGGCGGCCAGGAGCGAGACGAGCCACAGGACCCCGCGATGCAGGCGGCACTCGAAGTGGGCGTCCTCTGTAACAACGCCTCCGTAACCGAGGGGGACGGCGAGGTGAACGTGACGGGTGATCCGATGGAAGTTGCCCTCCTGATCGCCGGGGCGAAGGGAGGGCTCGACCGAGATGACCTCCTCGAATCGCTGCCGGAAGCCCGGGAGGTGTCGTTCGACCCGGCGGTCAAGATGATGGCAACGTACCACGACTTCGACGGACGGTACACGGTAGCCGTCAAGGGGGCTCCGGAGGAGGTCATCGACGCGTCCTCCCGGGTAGTGACGGGGGAGGAATCCCGGGAGTTATCGACGACCGAGAAGGACGAGTGGCTCGAAAAGAGCGAACGAATGGCCGAGGACGGGCTGCGCGTTCTCGGACTCGCCCGGAAAAACGTGGACCGTACAGAGGGCTCGCCGTACGAGGAGCTGTCGCTGATCGGGCTCGTAGGGTTGATCGATCCGCCGCGCGAAGAAGTCAAATCGACTATCCAGTGGTGCCAGGACGCGGGGATGCGTGTCGTCATGGTGACCGGCGATCACGCGGGAACAGCCGAAAATATCGCCCGGAGCGTCGGACTGGTGGACGCGGACGACACCGAGGTCGTCGAGGGCAGTGAACTCGACGACGTCGAAAACCTCACCCAGGAAGAGCGGGACCGGTTCGTGAACGCATCCATCTTCGCGCGAGTCAATCCCGCGAATAAGCTCGATTTGATCGACGTTCATCAGGCAGCGGGCTCTATCGTTGCGATGACTGGCGACGGCGTCAACGACGCGCCGGCGCTCAAGCGGGCCGACATCGGCGTAGCGATGGGTCAGCGAGGGACGCAAGTTGCCCAGGAAGCGTCGGACATGGTTCTGCAGGACGACAACTTCGAGAGCATTTATCACGCCGTCAGAGAGGGACGGATCATTTTCAGTAACATCCGGAAGTTCGTTCTGTATCTCATGTCGTGTAACGTCAGCGAACTGCTCGTCATTCTGATCGCCGCGCTCCTCGGCCTCCCACTCCCGTTGCTCCCCCTGCAGATTCTCTTCCTCAACGTCGTGACCGACATCTTTCCGGCATTCGCGCTCGGTGCCTGCGGTGGCAGCAGTGACATCATGGACCGCCCACCTCGGGACCCCGAGGAACCGATTATGACGCGAACCAACTGGACCGAACTGGGGCTGTTCGGGGTGCTGATTTCAGCCGCGGTCATCGGTGCATTCGTAATCGGCGGTGGGATGTACGCCGGCGGTATGGCCACCGATGAGGCCGTCACAATCTCGTTTCTCACGCTGGCCTTCGCCCAGCTCTGGCACGTGTTTAACGTCCGGGATATCACGTCCGATCTCGTCCGAAATGAAGTCTCGGAGAACCTGTACGTGTGGGGGGCACTGGGCCTATCATCAGTGATCCTCTTCGGCGCAGTCTACTTGCCCGGCATCTCCCTGGCGCTGAGCACAACCCCGATTGGGTTCGAGGGGTGGCTGCTCGTGTTCGGGATGAGTCTCCTGCCCCTTCTCCTCGGACAGATAGAGCGTGAATTCCGACGGCGATTTGAGACGTCTGGCCCGTGACAATGCTCGGAACCAGGATTCTCGATTGACCACAACGACTGCTGTGACTCTCTGGAGGCGTAACCGTACTCTCCTGAATCATCGTCGGCCGCGGCGGTGGGAGTAATTCGGACCTCCAGGCGTTCAACACCGAGCGGGTCGCGGAGGCGAAGTCGAGGCCGACCAGTGTCGCGTCGTCGATGTCTTCCCGCAGGCGTTCGGCGTACTCGATTGGCTGGAACCCGTCGTCGGCACCCCACAGCAGGAGCGTCTCGGCGGTGATGTCCGAGGGATCGATCTCCACCGTGTGGTTTGTGTTCGTCGCGATAGCGTTCCGACTCAGCGAGACGGTTTCCCCCTCTGAGTTCCATGGCTGCTTCATTCCCTCGACGAACTCCTCGTCGGCGTCGGGAAACTGGTTCGGCCGGCGACCGCGGTGGTAATCTTGGTCCCGAAGCTATCGAAGAACTGACTTGGTTCAGCGCCGATGTAGATGCCGCCGACGGAGCCGCCGTCAAGGGTCGCCGTAGACGAGACTGCTGTCAAGATTGACAGCGGGTGATATTGTTTATAAACTGCAATAGACACCGGCACGAAGCTAATTCTCGATGTTGAGTTGTTCTGAGTGAATGACGACGAACTGGTAGCTGTGTTTCCGTAGAAGAGGTCTGAAAAACACAGTCTCTCGGGGTATGAGTTTCTAGTTTAGAAGTTATTCTATCTGACTGCTCTTACTCGCTCAGGCTTGAGTGGTTGGGCCATCGACACCGACTGAAACCTCACTAAAGGTAGTTTTACGCCCTCAAATGCGTATCGGACTCTCCATACCTCGTGGGTGGAAAGTCGGGTGAGTGCACACGTGAGAATTGCACCATTTATGCATTACTGTAGCCGACACAGACCGCACCAAGCCCTCGATGGAAAGACACCGGTTGAAAAGGTGTATAACTAGACAGTACGGGCCGAGTAGATTATTAGTTACCAGACCTCTGAGAATAAGTCTTCGTACTCTTCGACGGGGGCATCGTCCGGTACAGAGGATGCGTACGTAGCCAGGACCATCACGGCGAGCTGGCTGACAAGCACTGGGATGAACGCGAGGAAGCCGAATGTGAGGCTACCAGGGAGGTATCCCAGTTCGAACGCCCAGATACCGACGAACCCCCAAATCAGTCCCGCGTATGCGGTGTACTTGGTGGACCGCTGCCAGTAGAACGCGGTGA contains these protein-coding regions:
- a CDS encoding HAD-IC family P-type ATPase codes for the protein MSDVLEQRGVSTDEGLTEPEVERRRERFGPNELHEVEQRRWLAVLISQFTSVIVLLLAVAAVAAFVMGDVIEGVAVLAVLVINGAIGFVTEMRAIRSMEGLQEMTEIETRVRRAGDDREIPAEDLVPGDIVILDAGDIVPADLRVIDPSRLQVDESALTGESVPVGKTSGPLDEDVPLAERENMLYKGTYLTRGTAEAVVVATGPDTELGQISASLQETGEKKTPLQEKLDELGQKLVPLLLVVAAIVLVSGWLRGQDLFLMVETAIALAVATVPEGLPIVATLVLARGMWRMADRNALIRNLASVETLGSTTVICTDKTGTLTENEMTVAAYELANGSVEVTGTGLDTDGTFQHGGQERDEPQDPAMQAALEVGVLCNNASVTEGDGEVNVTGDPMEVALLIAGAKGGLDRDDLLESLPEAREVSFDPAVKMMATYHDFDGRYTVAVKGAPEEVIDASSRVVTGEESRELSTTEKDEWLEKSERMAEDGLRVLGLARKNVDRTEGSPYEELSLIGLVGLIDPPREEVKSTIQWCQDAGMRVVMVTGDHAGTAENIARSVGLVDADDTEVVEGSELDDVENLTQEERDRFVNASIFARVNPANKLDLIDVHQAAGSIVAMTGDGVNDAPALKRADIGVAMGQRGTQVAQEASDMVLQDDNFESIYHAVREGRIIFSNIRKFVLYLMSCNVSELLVILIAALLGLPLPLLPLQILFLNVVTDIFPAFALGACGGSSDIMDRPPRDPEEPIMTRTNWTELGLFGVLISAAVIGAFVIGGGMYAGGMATDEAVTISFLTLAFAQLWHVFNVRDITSDLVRNEVSENLYVWGALGLSSVILFGAVYLPGISLALSTTPIGFEGWLLVFGMSLLPLLLGQIEREFRRRFETSGP
- a CDS encoding rhodanese-like domain-containing protein, with translation MSKIRPSDLDIQPEGEQPFVLDIRPREAYQAQHIDGSHNLPVYHDLRSGDENALRQRLDEVPRDQEIVTVCKMGIVAKRATRILADEGYDATTLAGGMSGWRGYQSGTLGYKIRSLIWRLH
- a CDS encoding AI-2E family transporter, giving the protein MNPRKGFLLTLVAVLFALSGVLIQPFLQYVLGAVLLAYLLYPLQLRFEEHASSMVTAFSLVVLAVVGFVAPLVVVIGAVADSAERTLRKFETNGIQLGGIESRVEELTGQEIDILGELVGSGRELGTVVFDMSIDAFETITFHLIGAALGLFLLYYLLKDGDDLLDWITQMVPLPADIQRDLHSEINGVMWGGLFGHVFVALVQGVVAGIGFAVAGVPNAVFWTAVMIVLAMVPLVGTIPIWGGAVGYLYLTGKPAFAVGLFVYSVIIVGLTDDYLRPFAVNRYAKLNPAVILLGILGGGYAFGVMGLFFGPVVLGALKATLRVSSENWSRLDENEAG